From a single Serratia surfactantfaciens genomic region:
- the hemG gene encoding menaquinone-dependent protoporphyrinogen IX dehydrogenase, whose translation MKALILYSSRDGQTRAIASYIASKLQDTLRCEVIDLLQAEQVDLSQYQQVMIGASIRYGHFNPVLDKFVKRHAEQLNRMPSAFFAVNLTARKPEKRSPQTNAYTRKFLLASPWQPKQCAVFAGALRYPRYRWFDRIMIQFIMRMTGGETDTSKEVEYTDWQQVDRFAQEFSQIQYEK comes from the coding sequence ATGAAGGCATTGATACTTTATTCGAGCCGTGACGGGCAAACACGTGCTATCGCTTCTTATATAGCAAGCAAGTTGCAGGACACGCTGCGCTGTGAGGTGATCGATCTGCTGCAGGCGGAACAGGTCGACCTTAGCCAGTATCAGCAGGTGATGATCGGCGCCTCCATCCGCTACGGGCACTTTAACCCGGTACTGGATAAATTCGTTAAGCGCCATGCCGAACAGCTGAATAGGATGCCGAGCGCGTTCTTCGCGGTGAACCTGACCGCGCGTAAACCGGAAAAGCGTTCGCCGCAAACCAACGCCTATACCCGTAAGTTCCTGTTGGCCTCGCCGTGGCAGCCAAAACAGTGCGCGGTGTTTGCCGGCGCATTGCGTTATCCGCGCTATCGTTGGTTCGACCGCATCATGATTCAATTTATTATGCGTATGACGGGCGGTGAAACGGATACCAGTAAGGAAGTGGAGTACACAGATTGGCAGCAGGTCGATCGTTTCGCCCAGGAATTTAGCCAGATCCAGTACGAAAAGTGA
- the murB gene encoding UDP-N-acetylmuramate dehydrogenase, which produces MSTESASLKNHNTFALPVNAAHLIMADRIELMLKVWQQTRKRQEPLLILGEGSNVLFLEDFAGTVMVNQLKGIDVREDNGAWYIHVSSGENWHDLVQYTLQAGICGLENLALIPGLAGSAPIQNIGAYGVELKDVCEYVDLLDFSTGAIDRIPAADCGFGYRESIFKHRFQTGYVIVGLGLRLSKQWQPKLSYGDLTKLDPATVTPLQVFESVCAMRRSKLPDPRETGNAGSFFKNPLVNAGKAAELIAQYPGMPHYPQQGDQVKLAAGWLIDQCELKGYRIGGAAVHRQQALVLVNLDNAHSQDVVALARHVRKTVADKFGVWLEPEVRFIGATGELNAVAVLS; this is translated from the coding sequence ATGTCTACTGAAAGCGCGTCTTTAAAAAACCACAATACTTTTGCGCTCCCGGTCAACGCAGCGCACCTGATCATGGCCGATAGAATTGAGCTGATGCTCAAAGTTTGGCAACAAACGCGCAAGCGTCAGGAGCCGCTGCTGATTCTCGGTGAAGGTAGCAACGTGCTGTTCCTGGAAGATTTTGCGGGCACGGTGATGGTTAATCAGCTAAAGGGCATCGATGTTCGGGAAGATAATGGCGCCTGGTATATCCACGTCAGTTCCGGTGAGAATTGGCACGATCTGGTGCAATATACGCTCCAGGCAGGCATCTGCGGGTTGGAGAACCTGGCCTTGATTCCCGGCTTGGCCGGCTCCGCCCCTATCCAGAACATAGGCGCCTACGGTGTCGAATTGAAAGATGTCTGTGAGTATGTCGATCTACTGGATTTCTCCACCGGTGCCATCGATCGCATTCCGGCAGCCGATTGTGGTTTCGGCTATCGGGAAAGCATTTTCAAACACCGTTTCCAAACCGGGTATGTCATTGTCGGGCTCGGTCTGCGTCTGAGCAAGCAATGGCAACCCAAACTGAGTTATGGCGATCTGACCAAGCTGGATCCCGCCACGGTGACACCGCTTCAGGTATTTGAATCCGTATGCGCGATGCGCCGCAGTAAGTTGCCAGACCCGCGTGAAACCGGCAACGCCGGCAGCTTTTTCAAGAATCCGCTGGTAAACGCGGGGAAAGCCGCTGAACTCATCGCGCAATACCCCGGCATGCCGCATTATCCGCAGCAGGGGGACCAGGTGAAGCTGGCTGCCGGTTGGTTGATCGATCAGTGCGAACTGAAGGGATATCGTATCGGTGGCGCAGCGGTACACCGCCAGCAGGCGCTGGTGCTGGTGAACCTCGACAATGCGCACAGTCAGGATGTGGTGGCGCTGGCGCGCCATGTACGCAAAACGGTGGCCGATAAATTTGGCGTGTGGCTGGAACCTGAGGTGCGCTTTATTGGCGCGACCGGTGAGCTGAATGCTGTGGCGGTGCTGTCATGA
- the birA gene encoding bifunctional biotin--[acetyl-CoA-carboxylase] ligase/biotin operon repressor BirA — protein sequence MKDTKVPLKLIALLADGEFHSGEHLGESLGMSRAAINKHIQTIREWGLDVFTVPGKGYSLPGAIQLLEAERILSLLEDKRVSVLPVVDSTNQYLLDRIAELNSGDACVAEYQQAGRGRRGRQWISPFGANLYLSMFWRLEQGPAAAMGLSLVIGMVMAEVLQRLGAADVRVKWPNDLYLNDRKLAGILVELTGKTGDAAQLVIGAGINLAMRDTNAGGINQGWINLQEAGINIDRNELTATLLNELRQSLKQFEIDGLAPFIGRWRALDNFIDRPVKLLIGERQIVGIARGIDSQGALLLEQDGEIKPFIGGEISLRSAE from the coding sequence ATGAAAGATACCAAGGTCCCATTAAAGCTGATTGCACTGCTGGCCGACGGCGAGTTCCATTCCGGAGAACACCTCGGTGAGTCATTGGGCATGAGCCGTGCCGCAATTAATAAGCATATCCAGACCATTCGCGAGTGGGGACTGGATGTCTTTACCGTACCAGGCAAAGGCTACAGCCTTCCTGGCGCCATTCAGCTGCTGGAAGCCGAACGCATTCTCAGTCTGCTGGAAGACAAGCGCGTGAGCGTGTTGCCAGTCGTTGATTCCACCAACCAATATTTGTTGGATCGCATTGCCGAATTGAACTCGGGCGATGCCTGCGTGGCTGAATATCAACAGGCGGGGCGAGGGCGTCGTGGGCGTCAGTGGATCTCGCCATTCGGTGCCAATTTGTATCTGTCGATGTTTTGGCGATTGGAACAAGGCCCGGCCGCAGCGATGGGGCTCAGCCTGGTGATCGGTATGGTGATGGCAGAAGTTCTGCAGCGTCTCGGTGCGGCAGACGTACGCGTGAAGTGGCCCAACGATCTTTACCTGAACGATCGTAAACTGGCGGGGATCCTGGTTGAATTGACGGGGAAAACCGGCGATGCGGCCCAACTGGTTATTGGCGCCGGCATCAATCTGGCGATGCGTGATACCAATGCCGGCGGAATAAATCAGGGATGGATCAACCTGCAAGAGGCCGGCATTAACATCGATCGTAATGAGTTGACCGCCACTCTGCTCAATGAACTGCGGCAGTCGTTAAAGCAGTTTGAGATAGATGGACTGGCGCCATTCATTGGCCGCTGGCGCGCGCTGGATAATTTTATCGATAGACCGGTCAAACTGCTGATCGGTGAGCGGCAGATTGTGGGTATCGCCCGGGGTATCGACTCACAAGGTGCGCTTTTGCTGGAGCAGGATGGGGAAATCAAACCCTTTATCGGCGGGGAAATATCGCTGCGCAGCGCGGAATAG
- the coaA gene encoding type I pantothenate kinase: MIKRDQSLATPYLQFDRAQWAALRDSVPLTLSEEEIVKLKGINEDLSLEEVAQIYLPLSRLLNFYISSNLRRQAVLEQFLGTDGQKIPYVIGIAGSVAVGKSTTARLLQALLSRWPEHRSVELITTDGFLHPNKVLNERGLMKKKGFPQSYDMHSLVKFVSEVKSGAKRVTAPVYSHLIYDVVPEGNKVIEQPDILILEGLNVLQSGMDYPHDPHRVFVSDFVDFSIYVDAPETLLQSWYINRFLKFRQGAFSNPDSYFHNYSKLPEPEAINIATQLWNEINGLNLQQNILPTRERASLIMTKSANHAVESVRLRK, translated from the coding sequence ATGATAAAAAGAGATCAATCTTTAGCAACGCCTTACCTACAGTTCGATCGTGCCCAGTGGGCTGCGTTGCGAGATTCGGTGCCGCTGACGTTGTCGGAAGAAGAGATCGTTAAACTGAAAGGGATTAACGAAGATCTCTCGTTGGAAGAAGTTGCGCAGATTTATCTGCCGCTGTCACGACTGTTGAACTTCTATATCAGTTCCAACCTGCGTAGGCAGGCGGTGCTGGAGCAATTCCTCGGCACTGACGGGCAAAAAATTCCTTATGTCATCGGCATCGCCGGCAGCGTAGCCGTCGGCAAGAGCACGACCGCGCGTCTGTTGCAGGCCCTGCTGAGCCGCTGGCCGGAACACCGCAGCGTTGAGCTGATCACTACCGACGGTTTCTTGCATCCTAACAAGGTGCTGAACGAACGCGGTTTGATGAAGAAAAAAGGCTTCCCGCAGTCCTACGATATGCATAGCCTGGTGAAGTTTGTGTCGGAAGTAAAATCCGGCGCCAAACGCGTCACCGCCCCGGTTTATTCCCATTTGATCTATGACGTAGTCCCCGAAGGCAATAAAGTCATCGAGCAGCCGGACATTCTTATTCTGGAAGGGCTTAACGTATTGCAAAGCGGTATGGATTATCCTCACGATCCGCATCGCGTATTCGTTTCCGATTTTGTCGACTTCTCTATATATGTCGATGCGCCGGAGACGCTATTGCAAAGCTGGTATATCAATCGTTTCCTGAAATTCCGTCAGGGCGCATTTTCCAATCCTGATTCTTATTTCCATAACTATTCAAAATTGCCTGAGCCGGAAGCGATTAATATTGCCACGCAATTATGGAATGAAATTAACGGATTGAATTTACAGCAGAACATACTGCCTACCCGCGAACGCGCGAGCCTGATTATGACCAAAAGCGCCAACCATGCCGTTGAAAGCGTGCGCTTAAGAAAATAA
- a CDS encoding GNAT family N-acetyltransferase translates to MKIVPVNAATLPIYRDELAHLLTDAITHGASVGYDTLIPHEDAESYFHSLRPALAKGERLLWIARDERGVVGTVQLELCQKPNGRNRAEVVKLLVHSRARRNGVGQALMKTLEQAALQQRRGLLYLDTQTGSAAEALYRSLGYRCLGEIPDYAAGPDGYYHPTIIYYKRLFIVTPSSRAIAS, encoded by the coding sequence ATGAAAATAGTGCCTGTCAACGCCGCTACGCTCCCAATTTACCGCGACGAGTTGGCCCACCTGTTGACCGATGCCATCACGCACGGCGCTTCGGTGGGCTACGATACCTTAATCCCCCATGAAGATGCCGAAAGTTACTTCCACAGTCTTCGTCCTGCTCTGGCTAAGGGTGAACGGCTGTTGTGGATTGCGCGCGATGAGCGCGGCGTCGTTGGCACCGTGCAACTCGAGCTTTGTCAGAAGCCGAACGGCCGTAATCGTGCGGAGGTGGTGAAGCTGCTGGTTCACAGCCGAGCTCGTCGCAACGGCGTCGGCCAGGCGCTGATGAAGACGCTGGAGCAAGCGGCATTGCAACAGCGGCGCGGGCTCCTGTACCTGGATACGCAGACAGGTTCGGCGGCGGAGGCGCTTTACCGCAGCCTAGGCTATCGCTGTCTGGGAGAAATACCGGATTATGCAGCCGGGCCCGATGGCTATTACCACCCGACCATCATTTATTACAAACGTCTGTTCATCGTGACCCCCTCTTCGCGCGCTATTGCCAGCTAG
- the tuf gene encoding elongation factor Tu codes for MSKEKFERTKPHVNVGTIGHVDHGKTTLTAAITTVLAKTYGGSARAFDQIDNAPEEKARGITINTSHVEYDTPTRHYAHVDCPGHADYVKNMITGAAQMDGAILVVAATDGPMPQTREHILLGRQVGVPFIIVFMNKCDMVDDEELLELVEMEVRELLSAYDFPGDDLPVIRGSALKALEGEAEWEAKIIELAEALDSYIPEPERAIDKPFLLPIEDVFSISGRGTVVTGRVERGIIKVGEEVEIVGIKDTVKSTCTGVEMFRKLLDEGRAGENVGVLLRGIKREEIERGQVLAKPGSIKPHTQFESEVYILSKDEGGRHTPFFKGYRPQFYFRTTDVTGTIELPEGVEMVMPGDNVNMVVTLIHPIAMDDGLRFAIREGGRTVGAGVVAKVIA; via the coding sequence ATGTCTAAAGAAAAGTTTGAACGTACAAAACCGCACGTTAACGTCGGTACTATCGGCCACGTTGACCACGGTAAAACTACCCTGACTGCAGCGATCACCACCGTACTGGCTAAAACCTACGGCGGTTCTGCACGTGCTTTCGACCAGATCGATAACGCACCAGAAGAAAAAGCTCGTGGTATCACCATCAACACCTCTCACGTTGAGTATGACACCCCGACTCGTCACTACGCGCACGTTGACTGCCCAGGGCACGCCGACTACGTGAAAAACATGATCACCGGTGCTGCTCAGATGGACGGCGCGATCCTGGTAGTAGCTGCGACTGACGGCCCAATGCCTCAGACCCGTGAGCACATCCTGCTGGGTCGTCAGGTTGGCGTTCCTTTCATCATCGTATTCATGAACAAATGCGACATGGTTGATGATGAAGAGCTGCTGGAACTGGTAGAAATGGAAGTTCGCGAACTGCTGTCCGCTTACGACTTCCCAGGCGACGACCTGCCAGTAATCCGCGGTTCCGCGCTGAAAGCGCTGGAAGGCGAAGCTGAGTGGGAAGCGAAAATCATCGAACTGGCCGAAGCCCTGGACAGCTACATCCCAGAGCCAGAGCGTGCAATCGACAAGCCGTTCCTGCTGCCAATCGAAGACGTATTCTCCATCTCCGGTCGTGGTACCGTTGTTACCGGTCGTGTTGAGCGCGGTATCATCAAAGTTGGCGAAGAAGTTGAAATCGTTGGTATCAAAGACACCGTTAAGTCTACCTGTACTGGCGTTGAAATGTTCCGCAAACTGCTGGACGAAGGCCGTGCTGGTGAGAACGTAGGCGTTCTGCTGCGTGGTATCAAACGTGAAGAAATCGAACGTGGTCAGGTACTGGCTAAGCCAGGCTCTATCAAGCCGCACACCCAGTTCGAATCTGAAGTGTACATCCTGAGCAAAGATGAAGGTGGTCGTCACACTCCATTCTTCAAAGGCTACCGTCCACAGTTCTACTTCCGTACTACTGACGTGACCGGTACCATCGAACTGCCAGAAGGCGTAGAGATGGTAATGCCAGGCGACAACGTGAACATGGTTGTAACCCTGATTCACCCAATCGCAATGGACGACGGTCTGCGTTTCGCAATCCGTGAAGGCGGCCGTACCGTTGGCGCTGGTGTTGTTGCCAAAGTTATCGCTTAA
- the secE gene encoding preprotein translocase subunit SecE: MSANTEAQGSGRGLEAAKWLIVAVLLVVAIVGNYYYRDLSLPLRALAVVLIIAVAGAVALMTTKGKATVAFAREARTEVRKVIWPTRQETLHTTLIVAAVTAVMSLILWGLDGILVRLVSFITGLRF, translated from the coding sequence ATGAGTGCGAATACCGAGGCTCAAGGGAGCGGACGCGGCCTGGAAGCGGCAAAGTGGCTGATCGTCGCCGTTCTGTTGGTTGTGGCTATTGTCGGTAACTATTACTACCGTGATTTAAGCCTGCCATTGCGCGCGCTGGCAGTTGTGCTGATCATCGCCGTTGCTGGTGCAGTGGCTCTGATGACCACCAAAGGCAAAGCCACCGTTGCGTTTGCCCGCGAAGCGCGTACCGAAGTACGTAAAGTGATTTGGCCAACTCGTCAGGAAACGCTACACACCACGTTGATCGTTGCCGCGGTAACCGCCGTGATGTCACTGATTCTGTGGGGGCTGGATGGTATTCTGGTCCGTCTGGTGTCGTTTATTACTGGCCTGAGGTTCTAA
- the nusG gene encoding transcription termination/antitermination protein NusG: MSEAPKKRWYVVQAFSGFEGRVAQSLREHIKLHDMEELFGEVMVPTEEVVEIRGGQRRKSERKFFPGYVLVQMVMNDASWHLVRSVPRVMGFIGGTSDRPAPISDKEVDAIMNRLQQVGDKPRPKTLFEPGELVRVNDGPFADFNGVVEEVDYEKSRLKVSVSIFGRATPVELDFSQVEKG; encoded by the coding sequence ATGTCTGAAGCTCCAAAAAAACGTTGGTACGTCGTTCAGGCGTTTTCCGGTTTTGAAGGTCGCGTAGCGCAATCGCTGCGTGAACACATCAAACTGCACGATATGGAAGAGCTGTTCGGCGAAGTGATGGTGCCTACGGAAGAAGTGGTTGAAATCCGTGGCGGCCAGCGTCGCAAGAGCGAGCGTAAGTTCTTCCCTGGCTATGTGCTGGTGCAAATGGTAATGAATGACGCCAGCTGGCACCTGGTGCGCAGCGTACCGCGCGTCATGGGGTTCATCGGCGGTACTTCTGACCGTCCTGCGCCGATCAGCGATAAAGAAGTTGATGCGATCATGAACCGCCTGCAGCAGGTTGGTGACAAGCCGCGTCCGAAAACGCTGTTCGAGCCGGGCGAGCTGGTGCGCGTCAACGACGGCCCGTTTGCCGATTTCAACGGCGTGGTCGAAGAAGTCGATTACGAGAAGAGCCGCCTGAAAGTTTCCGTTTCCATCTTCGGCCGTGCAACGCCGGTGGAACTGGACTTCAGCCAGGTTGAAAAAGGCTGA
- the rplK gene encoding 50S ribosomal protein L11, translated as MAKKVQAYVKLQVAAGMANPSPPVGPALGQQGVNIMEFCKAFNAKTDSIEKGLPIPVVITVYSDRSFTFVTKTPPAAVLLKKAAGIKSGSGKPNKDKVGKVTRAQVREIAETKAADMTGSDVEAMTRSIEGTARSMGLVVED; from the coding sequence ATGGCCAAGAAAGTACAAGCCTACGTTAAGCTGCAAGTTGCAGCTGGTATGGCTAACCCGAGCCCGCCAGTTGGTCCAGCTCTGGGTCAGCAAGGCGTTAACATCATGGAATTCTGTAAGGCGTTCAATGCTAAGACTGACAGCATTGAAAAAGGTCTGCCGATTCCGGTTGTTATTACCGTTTATTCTGATCGCTCCTTCACTTTCGTTACCAAAACCCCGCCAGCAGCAGTACTGCTGAAAAAAGCGGCTGGTATCAAGTCTGGTTCCGGTAAGCCGAACAAAGACAAAGTAGGTAAAGTGACCCGTGCTCAGGTACGTGAAATCGCAGAAACCAAAGCTGCGGACATGACTGGTTCTGACGTTGAAGCGATGACTCGCTCCATCGAAGGTACCGCTCGTTCCATGGGCCTGGTAGTGGAGGATTAA
- the rplA gene encoding 50S ribosomal protein L1, with the protein MAKLTKRMRVIRDKVDATKQYDITEAVALLKELATAKFVESVDVAVNLGIDARKSDQNVRGATVLPHGTGRSVRVAVFAQGANAEAAKAAGAELVGMDDLADQIKKGEMNFDVVIASPDAMRVVGQLGQILGPRGLMPNPKVGTVTPNVAEAVKNAKAGQVRYRNDKNGIIHTTIGKVDFDADKLKENLEALLVALKKAKPSQAKGMYIKKVSLSTTMGAGVAIDQSGLSAAAN; encoded by the coding sequence ATGGCTAAGCTGACCAAGCGCATGCGCGTGATCCGTGACAAAGTTGATGCTACTAAACAGTATGACATCACTGAAGCTGTTGCTCTGCTGAAAGAGCTGGCCACCGCTAAATTCGTAGAAAGCGTTGACGTTGCCGTGAACCTCGGCATCGACGCTCGTAAATCTGACCAAAACGTTCGTGGCGCTACCGTTCTGCCACACGGCACCGGTCGTTCCGTTCGCGTTGCCGTATTTGCCCAAGGCGCTAACGCTGAAGCAGCGAAAGCTGCTGGCGCAGAGCTGGTAGGTATGGACGATCTGGCTGACCAGATCAAGAAAGGCGAAATGAACTTCGACGTTGTTATTGCTTCTCCGGATGCAATGCGCGTTGTCGGTCAACTGGGCCAGATCCTGGGTCCACGCGGCCTGATGCCAAACCCGAAAGTGGGTACCGTTACTCCGAACGTTGCTGAAGCTGTGAAAAACGCTAAAGCAGGTCAGGTTCGCTACCGTAACGACAAAAACGGCATCATCCATACCACTATCGGTAAGGTTGATTTCGACGCAGACAAACTGAAAGAAAACCTGGAAGCCCTGCTGGTTGCGCTGAAAAAAGCAAAACCTTCTCAGGCGAAAGGCATGTACATCAAGAAAGTTAGCCTCTCCACCACCATGGGTGCTGGCGTTGCTATCGATCAGAGCGGTCTGTCTGCTGCAGCGAACTAA
- the rplJ gene encoding 50S ribosomal protein L10 yields the protein MALNLQDKQAIVAEVSEVAKGALSAVVADSRGVTVDKMTELRKAGREAGVYMRVVRNTLMRRVVEGTPFECLKDTFVGPTLIAFSHEHPGAAARLFKEFAKANAKFEVKAAAFEGELIPAAQIDRLATLPTYEEAIARLMATMKEAAAGKLVRTLAAVRDQKEAA from the coding sequence ATGGCATTAAATCTTCAAGACAAACAAGCGATTGTTGCTGAAGTCAGCGAAGTAGCCAAAGGCGCGCTGTCTGCGGTTGTTGCGGATTCCCGCGGCGTTACCGTAGATAAAATGACTGAACTGCGTAAAGCAGGTCGTGAAGCTGGCGTTTACATGCGTGTTGTTCGCAACACCCTGATGCGTCGCGTAGTTGAAGGCACTCCATTCGAATGCCTGAAAGACACGTTTGTCGGTCCAACCTTGATTGCATTCTCTCACGAACACCCGGGCGCTGCTGCTCGTCTGTTCAAAGAGTTCGCGAAAGCGAATGCAAAATTCGAGGTTAAAGCTGCGGCCTTTGAAGGTGAGCTGATCCCAGCGGCGCAAATCGACCGCCTGGCGACGCTGCCAACTTACGAAGAAGCGATCGCACGCCTGATGGCAACCATGAAAGAAGCCGCTGCCGGCAAACTGGTTCGCACTCTGGCTGCAGTACGCGATCAGAAAGAAGCGGCGTAA
- the rplL gene encoding 50S ribosomal protein L7/L12, giving the protein MSITKDQILEAVAAMSVMDVVELVSAMEEKFGVSAAAAVAVAAGPAEAAEEKTEFDVILKAAGANKVAVIKAVRGATGLGLKEAKDLVESAPAALKEGVSKDDAEALKKSLEEAGAEVEVK; this is encoded by the coding sequence ATGTCTATCACTAAAGACCAAATCCTGGAAGCAGTTGCCGCTATGTCCGTAATGGACGTTGTTGAACTGGTTTCCGCTATGGAAGAAAAATTCGGCGTTTCTGCTGCTGCTGCTGTAGCTGTAGCTGCTGGCCCAGCTGAAGCTGCTGAAGAGAAAACTGAATTCGACGTTATCCTGAAAGCTGCAGGCGCTAACAAAGTTGCTGTTATCAAAGCAGTACGTGGCGCTACCGGCCTGGGTCTGAAAGAAGCTAAAGACCTGGTTGAATCTGCTCCAGCCGCTCTGAAAGAAGGCGTGAGCAAAGATGACGCAGAAGCTCTGAAAAAATCTCTGGAAGAAGCTGGCGCAGAAGTTGAAGTTAAATAA